One Thermococcus sp. M36 genomic window, AGCTATAGGAACCTTCTCCCCAAAGGTCGGCGCGAGGTGGCGAAGCTTCAGAAGATCCACCATTGCCTCCGCCGGCCTGTGGTGGCTCCTGTTCGGGATAAAGCTCACCACGTCCTCTATCCCCCTCCCGTGGGCTATCAGAAAGTCCCTGCCGTGGAGCCTTACAACGGCAGGGTTGCTTATTATGACCGCGTTCTTGAGCTTGAAGAGGGGCCTCGCATACTCCTCGTAAAAGCCCGGCTGGGGGAGGGCCGTTCTGGCCGCATCGTGGTTGCCAGGGCCGATGAACATCGTTATGTGGTCGGGCACGTTTTTCAGCAGGTTTGCAAGGGCCTCGTACTGGTCAAATATATCCGGAATGGCAAGCTCGTTGTACTGGCCCGGGTAAATACCTATGCCGTCAACGACATCGCCGGCGATAATAATGTATTTGATTCTGCTCACCAGCTCCTCCTCGGCCCTGTTGTTTACGTCCCCATTCAGCCACTCAAGGAAGCGCATAAAGGCCTTCTCGCAGAACTTGTTCGAGCCCACGTGTATGTCGCTCAGCAGCAGCGCGTAAACCTTCTCCTCAAGGGGCGGCTTCTCACGCTTGAACATGGGGACGTCGGGGAGGAAAATTTTGCTGGCAAAAAATATGCCCCTGCCGGAGTAGCGGCCACGGAACGCGACAACCGAGTCAGGCATTATCTGGAAGAACTTCGCGCTCTCCTCGTTGTTGCGGTTTATGAACACCTTTATAACCCCGGTGCTGTCCTCGACCTCAAACATGAAGCCCTTGGCGGTCTCCCTTTTGCTGTTGACGAGGCCGATTATGGTGACGTCATCGTCGGTCTTGACGTAGCTGAGCTTTGCAATGTCTATAACGCCACCGATTTCGGGATTCTCACGGAGTATCCTGCGCATCTTCCTGAGACGGGAACGGAAGTAGTCGGCGTAGACCTTGATAATTATCTCCCCTTCCTTGCTGGCGGCACTCTTGACCTTGGGAACCTCAAACTTAACGTTCTTAACGTCAAAAACAAGCTCCCATTCGTCAGGGATCTCGGCCGCCCGGTAGCGGAAGCCCTTCTTGGGGCTGAGGCGGTAGTCCTCATAAGTGGAGTAGCTTTTCCTCTCCCCCGAAACCTCCTCGCCGACGTAGGCCATCGGCACCCCGTACTCTCCATAGACTATTCTGGGCTCCATCTCCTCCCCGTTCTCGTAGTATGACTCGTCGTCTGGATAGCCATTGCCGTTTTCTGTGATCTCCCGGCCAATCCCAGACCCAGAGGCTGCAGCCTCAGCGCCACTGGGGGGCCCGGAGGTTTCTTCCCCGCAATCCCCACCATCCACGGGGAGGGCCTCACCGGTATCCCCTTCGACCATGTCTTCGGCCGGCGCGGTCTCACCCGTGGGGGCCCCGGCGGCTCCAGTGGAAATAGAACTCTCCCCCCGGAACAAACCGGGTTCCTCTCCCCCCAAACCACCAAAAGAAGCATCTACAGGGCCCTTTTCATCCGGAGTTCCAGTGGAAATAAAGGTTCCATCAGCGGTTTCAGGAGGATGGTCCACCGAAGTGCTTTCGACGATAGCAGACGAGACAGAAGCAGAATCAGCATCAGAGGCTAGGACAACCCTTTTTTCACCACCATGGAGCATCTCATTTGAGGACTCGTGGTCGAGATTTTCGCCCCCGCGAGTGCCCCCTTCAACTGGAACTTCCACTGAAAGCAGACCCCTCTCCCTCAGAAACTCCTCTGCGATGGAAGAGTCCACCACAAAGGTGCCGCGCGATTTGGCAAACTTTATGAGCTCGGCAAGCGTGAAGTCCCTCCGGTACCTCTCCTCAAGCAGGTAGTACGCGGAGGGAGTGATTAAATAGTTGTTGGCCATTAAATCCTCAATAAGTCCCATCAGAGCAGCCTCCTCTGCCTAGACATGCTTACGGTGAGCATGGTCTGGAGCTGATGGTCGTGACGGTATATGTTTTTGACCTTATAAGGAGTTACGTTCAGGCGGATCTCCTTGGTTCTTCCATACCTGCCCTTACTGACGACCTTCGCGTTGATTATGCCCAGCATATCTAGCTCATTGATCAAATCGCTCACGCGCCTCTGTGTGAGCGGTTCGAGGTCTATGTGGTCGCAGAGCGATTTATAGACGGAGTAAACGTCGCCAGTGTTGGCCGGGAGCTCACCGTTCTCGTCGAGGAGGACTATCGCGTAGAGGAGAACCTTTGAGTGGAGCGGGAGCGTCTTTATGACCTCCTCCATTGTGTCCTGCTCAATCTTTTCCTGGGCCTTCCAGACGTGCCTCTCGGTGACCTTGCTGGCCCCCTCGCGCTCGGCTATCTCACCCGCCACGCGGAGCAGATCCAGAGCGCGCCTCGCGTCGCCGTGCTCCCTCGCGGCCAAAGCGGCACACAGTGGGACGACGCCATCGTCCAGAACGCCCTCATTGAAGGCATCCTTCGCACGCTGCATGAGGATGTCCCTGAGCTGATTGGCATCGTAAGGGGGAAATACAACCTCCTCCTCACTGAGACTGGACAGAACACGGGCGTCGAGGTACTCTTTGAACTTAAGGTCGTTGGAAATGCCGATTATGCTGACCTTTGCCCGCCTGAGCTCGGTGTTTATTCTCGTGAGGGAGTAGAGGATATCGTCCCCGCTCTTCTTGATGAGCTTGTCTATCTCGTCCAGCACAATTATAACGAAACGCTCCGTGGCATCTATTACCTCTTTGAGCCTCGCGTAGACCTCATCCGTCGGCCAGCCGACCAGGGGCACCTCGACACCGCTCTCATCCTTAAAGTGGTTCACGATATTGGCCAGAACCCGATACTGGGTGTCAACTATTTCACAGTTGATGTATATAACGTCCACGGGTATGTTGTACTTCTGAGAGATCTTCTTGAGCTCCTCTGTAACGAACTTAATGGTAACCGTCTTCCCCGTACCGGTCTTCCCATACACAAAAACGTTTGATGGTGTCTCACCCCTGAGGACAGGGACAAGAATGTGGGCAAGGTTTTCTATCTGTTCCCTCCTGTGCGGGAGCTCCTTGGGGGTGTAGCTGTGCCTCAGAACCTCCTTGTTCTTGAAGATCTTCTTGGCATGGAGGTACTTCTCAAAGATCGAGTCGAGGTAGCTATCATCCATCACCATCACCTATTCCACTGGAAACCAAGCCCGGCCGTAGACTTTTGTCCCAAGATATGATCACGAATTTAGATATTTGACATGATATGATCCAGATTTTGAAATTATTACCATTCAGCTGGCAACATATTGAAGATCAAACATGAGCTCCACAGGAAGCACCGGATGCAGAGGAAGCATAGACTTCTTGAGGAACCGGGTTTATATGCGTTGTTGAACAGAAGGATGTAAAAAAGGCACCATCCACCCCCGTGGATAACCATCCCAGCCACTGCAGAAAAACAAAAGCAGAGGCCCTCAAACGTACCCGATATCCCGATCCTCCCCCTCAATCTCTTTTTTAATGGCCATTATCTCCTCAAGAAGACCAAGAGCGTCCTTCTCATCCATCCCTACCTTAACCGTCAGGAACCGGAGGAGCTCCTCCCGGGTGGCCCCTTTCTGAAGCCTGTCGAGAACCATGGCGACTATCCTGTCAAAGACTTCTCTCTCAAACTCGTCCTCCAGCCCCAGCTCAGACACGGCCGACAGCAGGCCGACCAGAAGGGCGGAGAGGGCGTCGTTAAACTCCTCCTTCCCGAGGGCCTTCTTGTCGAGGTCAACGCGGAGATAGACGTCATCGTTCATTCCTGCGAGGGCAAACTTCATGAGGTTTACCCGATCGTTGAGGCGGAGAAGGGTGTGGTAGACCTTGAGCTTCTCGTCCTTCATCATTGGGAAGGTCTCAAGCCCAAGGGGCACGACCAGGTGAACAAACTCGTCGGAAAACGTTACGATCAGGGAAAAAGGCATCCTCGGGTGCTCGGCCAGGTATGTGCCTGGGTGAACCTCCCTCACGGCCCAAGGGAGGTCAACTATGTCCTCGGCACTATCGTCGCCTTCCCTCAACCATTGGAGAACGCTTGACTCAATGTCCCCCATGGAGACCACCATAATGGTTAATGGGGTAAGGTGTTAATTAACTTTGCACAGGGTTCCAGCGGAAACGAAAAAGTTATGCACACATTAGGACACCAGATTTTTGAATTTGTAAACGTACAGGGGGATTCATACGGACATTTCCACTGAAAGCTCAATGAACATTAATGTCCATAAAAATCGGTTCACTGAAGTGCAACAAGGTGCATTCCAAGTAAATAGAAACATATAACCGGAGACAATAGTTAAACAGAACAGTACCCCCAGGGAGTTCTGTTTCCACTGGAAGCGGGTTTTGGCTACTCTCCTAGTTCCCTTATCGTTCTGGTGAAAACTCTCCCGTTTTCTATAAAACTCACGGTATTTATATCTTTTCATGAACAATGTTCATAAAATATTGACGATCTCCCTTCGTCATGAAAACTCGTGCAGCATAGATCCCAGAAGCTTAAAAACCCTTGAACTTTAATTTTATAAGGGGGTATATAAATACCCCTTTCTTCATTTCATGCCGCATATGCCGTCCTTTTCCGAATCTGGGTTCCAGTGGAAATGAAACTCTGGGGGGCTCTTTAGATGCCCATCGAAATGGCCTTCCATTTCCAGTGGAAATAAAAGTCCCTCCATGAACTATAATGGCCTGTAATGATAACCTTTTAAAGTTCCGGGGGTAGTGTACACCATGATCCCTGTGACCGTGGTTCGGAAGCTCCTGAAGATGAGGGTCAAAGTTGGTCGTAACCGGTTGTTGCAGATAGCGGTTGTGGTGGTTCTCCTGGCGGTGTTCTTTGCAATTCTGTTCATGTACTTCGAGGGCGTCAGCTTCTCCACCGCGTTCTACTGGGCGGTCATAACCATGGCCACCATCGGCTACGGGGACGTAACGCCCCAGTCCTGGGCGGGGCGGGCGGTTGCGATGGTGGCGGCGGTCGCGGGGATTTCCACGTTCACCGCCCTCGTCTCCGTCCTTGCTGAATACTTCATTTCATCATCTCTGAGGAGGATGATGGGCATGCACCGTGTTGGGTATTCGGGCCATTACGTGATAATAGGTCAGGGGAGCACGATCCCCAGCTGCGTGAGCGAGCTCATTACCGCTGTCTCCGGGGGCAGTGCCGAGATGCGTCCAATAGTTGTCGTGTTCCCCGATGAAACTGAGAGGAAAAAAGTGGAGCTCCCGGAGGAGGTGGAGGTTCTGGTGGGGGATCCGACGAACCTTGAGACCCTTGAGCGCGCCCACATCGGGGAGGCCTCCCATGTGATACTTGCCCTGGAGGACGATTCGAAGTCAGTCTTCACAACGCTGATGATAAAGAGAATGTCCCGGGCGAGGGTTTTTGTTGAGGCGCTGAGGAAAGAAAGTGCTGAGCTCCTTAAACAGGCCGGTGCGGACAGGGTTATCCTCAGCAGGAGCTTTGCCGGCAGACTGCTGGCCAGCTCCATCTTTGAACCCGAGGTCGTGGATGTTGTGGACGACCTGACCACCTCCCTGGGGAAGTACGACATATCCGTGATCGTGAGGCCGGAGCTCTGGGGTGTGCCGTACGTTGAGGCCCTCAGGCGTCTCAAGGTGGAGGGGTATTTCCTTGTGGGCTACTACACCGAGGAGCCCGTTCTGGGCCCGTCCCTTGATGAGGAAGTGCCGCATGGTGCGAAGCTCATAGTCATAAGAGCAGTGTCTTCCAGCAAAACCTGATTAATTTAGTCTTTTTTGGATGTTTTTGGCCATATAAACGTTGCAATGCCGGATTTGCCGGGGGAGGGACCCCTTGGTTTTTCTGTAGAACCAAACTCTTAAAAGCTCTCCTGTCTGAGAAAAGTATATAACCCCTGACAATTTTACCCCTACGGAAGGTAGTCCGTGTAGGTGGGTGCCATGGCGAGGAAAAAGAAAGCTGACGATGAAATAAAAGAGCTCGAAGAGTTTGAGGAGCTCGACATCGTTGAGGAGTCACCATCAAGCTCAACCAAGAAAAAGAAGGAGAAGGAAATCAGGACTTTGGAGGATCTTCCTGGCGTTGGCCCTGCAACCGCTGAAAAGCTCCGCGAGGCCGGTTACGACAGCATCGAGGCCATAGCAGTTGCGTCCCCGATGGAGCTCAAGGAGATAGCTGGCATAAGTGAGGGTGCGGCGCTCAAGATCATCCAGGCCGCAAGGGAGGCCGCGAACATAGGGACGTTCATGCGGGCTGACGAGTACATGGAGAAGAGAAGAACCATAGGCAAAATTTCCACTGGAAGCAAGAGCCTCGATAAGCTCGTCGGCGGCGGCGTCGAGACCCAGGCCATAACCGAGGTCTTCGGAGAGTTCGGAAGCGGAAAGACCCAGCTGGCGCACACCTTGGCAGTAATGGTTCAGCTTCCCCAAGAGGAGGGTGGCCTTCACGGTTCGGTCATCTGGATCGACACGGAGAACACATTCAGACCCGAGAGGATAAGGCAGATCGCCGAGGCCAGGGGTCTTGACCCTGAAGAGGCCCTGAGGAACATCTACGTCGCTAGGGCCTTCAACAGTAACCACCAGATGCTCCTCATCGAGAAGGCGGAGGAGATAATCAAGGAGAAAGCGGAGACAGACAGACCGGTAAAGCTTCTAGTCGTTGATTCGCTCATGGCTCACTTCAGGAGCGAGTACGTCGGCAGGGGAACCCTCGCCGAGAGGCAGCAGAAGCTGGCGAAACATCTCGCAGACCTTCACCGTATAGCGGACCTCTACGACATAGCCGTCTTCGTTACCAACCAGGTGCAGGCGAAGCCCGACGCCTTCTTCGGT contains:
- a CDS encoding ORC1-type DNA replication protein, giving the protein MDDSYLDSIFEKYLHAKKIFKNKEVLRHSYTPKELPHRREQIENLAHILVPVLRGETPSNVFVYGKTGTGKTVTIKFVTEELKKISQKYNIPVDVIYINCEIVDTQYRVLANIVNHFKDESGVEVPLVGWPTDEVYARLKEVIDATERFVIIVLDEIDKLIKKSGDDILYSLTRINTELRRAKVSIIGISNDLKFKEYLDARVLSSLSEEEVVFPPYDANQLRDILMQRAKDAFNEGVLDDGVVPLCAALAAREHGDARRALDLLRVAGEIAEREGASKVTERHVWKAQEKIEQDTMEEVIKTLPLHSKVLLYAIVLLDENGELPANTGDVYSVYKSLCDHIDLEPLTQRRVSDLINELDMLGIINAKVVSKGRYGRTKEIRLNVTPYKVKNIYRHDHQLQTMLTVSMSRQRRLL
- a CDS encoding DNA-binding protein; translated protein: MGDIESSVLQWLREGDDSAEDIVDLPWAVREVHPGTYLAEHPRMPFSLIVTFSDEFVHLVVPLGLETFPMMKDEKLKVYHTLLRLNDRVNLMKFALAGMNDDVYLRVDLDKKALGKEEFNDALSALLVGLLSAVSELGLEDEFEREVFDRIVAMVLDRLQKGATREELLRFLTVKVGMDEKDALGLLEEIMAIKKEIEGEDRDIGYV
- a CDS encoding TrkA family potassium uptake protein, producing the protein MIPVTVVRKLLKMRVKVGRNRLLQIAVVVVLLAVFFAILFMYFEGVSFSTAFYWAVITMATIGYGDVTPQSWAGRAVAMVAAVAGISTFTALVSVLAEYFISSSLRRMMGMHRVGYSGHYVIIGQGSTIPSCVSELITAVSGGSAEMRPIVVVFPDETERKKVELPEEVEVLVGDPTNLETLERAHIGEASHVILALEDDSKSVFTTLMIKRMSRARVFVEALRKESAELLKQAGADRVILSRSFAGRLLASSIFEPEVVDVVDDLTTSLGKYDISVIVRPELWGVPYVEALRRLKVEGYFLVGYYTEEPVLGPSLDEEVPHGAKLIVIRAVSSSKT
- a CDS encoding DNA-directed DNA polymerase II small subunit — translated: MGLIEDLMANNYLITPSAYYLLEERYRRDFTLAELIKFAKSRGTFVVDSSIAEEFLRERGLLSVEVPVEGGTRGGENLDHESSNEMLHGGEKRVVLASDADSASVSSAIVESTSVDHPPETADGTFISTGTPDEKGPVDASFGGLGGEEPGLFRGESSISTGAAGAPTGETAPAEDMVEGDTGEALPVDGGDCGEETSGPPSGAEAAASGSGIGREITENGNGYPDDESYYENGEEMEPRIVYGEYGVPMAYVGEEVSGERKSYSTYEDYRLSPKKGFRYRAAEIPDEWELVFDVKNVKFEVPKVKSAASKEGEIIIKVYADYFRSRLRKMRRILRENPEIGGVIDIAKLSYVKTDDDVTIIGLVNSKRETAKGFMFEVEDSTGVIKVFINRNNEESAKFFQIMPDSVVAFRGRYSGRGIFFASKIFLPDVPMFKREKPPLEEKVYALLLSDIHVGSNKFCEKAFMRFLEWLNGDVNNRAEEELVSRIKYIIIAGDVVDGIGIYPGQYNELAIPDIFDQYEALANLLKNVPDHITMFIGPGNHDAARTALPQPGFYEEYARPLFKLKNAVIISNPAVVRLHGRDFLIAHGRGIEDVVSFIPNRSHHRPAEAMVDLLKLRHLAPTFGEKVPIAPDPEDTLVIESVPDLFQAGHVHVMQYKIYNGVFVINTGTWQAQTEFQKMVNIVPTPARVPIIDVETARLRAVVRFDQFCEGV
- the radA gene encoding DNA repair and recombination protein RadA, which codes for MARKKKADDEIKELEEFEELDIVEESPSSSTKKKKEKEIRTLEDLPGVGPATAEKLREAGYDSIEAIAVASPMELKEIAGISEGAALKIIQAAREAANIGTFMRADEYMEKRRTIGKISTGSKSLDKLVGGGVETQAITEVFGEFGSGKTQLAHTLAVMVQLPQEEGGLHGSVIWIDTENTFRPERIRQIAEARGLDPEEALRNIYVARAFNSNHQMLLIEKAEEIIKEKAETDRPVKLLVVDSLMAHFRSEYVGRGTLAERQQKLAKHLADLHRIADLYDIAVFVTNQVQAKPDAFFGDPTRPVGGHILAHSATLRIYLRKGKAGKRVARLIDSPHLPEGEAIFRITDRGVED